One window of Cygnus atratus isolate AKBS03 ecotype Queensland, Australia chromosome 29, CAtr_DNAZoo_HiC_assembly, whole genome shotgun sequence genomic DNA carries:
- the PRKAG1 gene encoding 5'-AMP-activated protein kinase subunit gamma-1 isoform X3 gives MEDPGPGPAAGSPAEQSPPGLEGEPRRGAYTAFMKSHRCYDLIPTSSKLVVFDTSLQVKKAFFALVTNGVRAAPLWDSKKQSFVGMLTITDFINILHRYYKSPMVQIYELEEHKIETWREVYLQDSFKPLVCISPNASLFDAVSSLIRNKIHRLPVIDPDSGNTLYILTHKRILKFLKLFIAEVPKPEFMAKTLEELRIGTYDNIAVVRTSTPIYVALGIFVQHRVSALPVVDDSGRVVDIYSKFDVINLAAEKTYNNLDVTVTRALQHRSHYFEGVLKCYKHETLETIINRLVEAEVHRLVVVDESDVVKGIISLSDILQALVLPEGSKP, from the exons ATGGAG GatcccggccccggcccggccgcggggagcccggcggagcagagccccccggggctggaAG GGGAGCCTCGCCGCGGCGCCTACACCGCCTTCATGAAGTCCCACCGCTGCTACGACCTCATCCCCACCAGCTCCAAGCTCGTCGTCTTCGACACTTCCCTGCAG GTGAAGAAGGCTTTCTTCGCGCTGGTCACCAACGGCGTGCGGGCTGCCCCGCTGTGGGACAGCAAGAAGCAGAGTTTTGTGG GCATGCTGACCATCACCGACTTCATCAACATCCTGCACCGCTACTACAAGTCGCCCATG GTGCAGATCTACGAGCTGGAGGAGCACAAGATAGAGACGTGGAGAG AAGTCTACCTGCAGGACTCCTTCAAGCCGCTGGTCTGCATCTCCCCCAACGCCAG CCTCTTCGACGCCGTCTCCTCCCTGATCCGCAACAAGATCCACCGCCTGCCCGTCATCGACCCCGACTCGGGGAACACGCTCTACATCCTCACCCACAAGCGCATCCTCAAGTTCCTCAAACTCTTC ATAGCGGAGGTCCCCAAGCCCGAGTTCATGGCCAAGACGCTGGAGGAGCTGCGGATCGGCACCTACGACAACATCGCCGTGGTGCGGACCAGCACCCCCATCTACGTGGCGCTGGGCATCTTCGTTCAGCACCGCGTGTCCGCCCTGCCGGTCGTCGATGATTCGG GGCGGGTGGTGGACATCTACTCCAAGTTCGACGTCATC aaCCTGGCGGCCGAGAAGACGTACAACAACCTGGACGTGACGGTGACGCGGGCGCTGCAGCACCGCTCCCACTACTTCGAGGGCGTCCTCAAGTGTTACAAGCACGAGACGCTGGAAACCATCATCAACCGCTTGGTGGAGGCCGAG GTGCACCGGCTGGTGGTGGTGGACGAGAGCGACGTGGTCAAGGGCATCATCTCTCTCTCAGACATCCTGCAAGCCCTGGTTCTCCCAGAGGGCTCCAAGCCCTGA
- the PRKAG1 gene encoding 5'-AMP-activated protein kinase subunit gamma-1 isoform X4 has product MEDPGPGPAAGSPAEQSPPGLEGEPRRGAYTAFMKSHRCYDLIPTSSKLVVFDTSLQVKKAFFALVTNGVRAAPLWDSKKQSFVGMLTITDFINILHRYYKSPMVQIYELEEHKIETWRVYLQDSFKPLVCISPNASLFDAVSSLIRNKIHRLPVIDPDSGNTLYILTHKRILKFLKLFIAEVPKPEFMAKTLEELRIGTYDNIAVVRTSTPIYVALGIFVQHRVSALPVVDDSGRVVDIYSKFDVINLAAEKTYNNLDVTVTRALQHRSHYFEGVLKCYKHETLETIINRLVEAEVHRLVVVDESDVVKGIISLSDILQALVLPEGSKP; this is encoded by the exons ATGGAG GatcccggccccggcccggccgcggggagcccggcggagcagagccccccggggctggaAG GGGAGCCTCGCCGCGGCGCCTACACCGCCTTCATGAAGTCCCACCGCTGCTACGACCTCATCCCCACCAGCTCCAAGCTCGTCGTCTTCGACACTTCCCTGCAG GTGAAGAAGGCTTTCTTCGCGCTGGTCACCAACGGCGTGCGGGCTGCCCCGCTGTGGGACAGCAAGAAGCAGAGTTTTGTGG GCATGCTGACCATCACCGACTTCATCAACATCCTGCACCGCTACTACAAGTCGCCCATG GTGCAGATCTACGAGCTGGAGGAGCACAAGATAGAGACGTGGAGAG TCTACCTGCAGGACTCCTTCAAGCCGCTGGTCTGCATCTCCCCCAACGCCAG CCTCTTCGACGCCGTCTCCTCCCTGATCCGCAACAAGATCCACCGCCTGCCCGTCATCGACCCCGACTCGGGGAACACGCTCTACATCCTCACCCACAAGCGCATCCTCAAGTTCCTCAAACTCTTC ATAGCGGAGGTCCCCAAGCCCGAGTTCATGGCCAAGACGCTGGAGGAGCTGCGGATCGGCACCTACGACAACATCGCCGTGGTGCGGACCAGCACCCCCATCTACGTGGCGCTGGGCATCTTCGTTCAGCACCGCGTGTCCGCCCTGCCGGTCGTCGATGATTCGG GGCGGGTGGTGGACATCTACTCCAAGTTCGACGTCATC aaCCTGGCGGCCGAGAAGACGTACAACAACCTGGACGTGACGGTGACGCGGGCGCTGCAGCACCGCTCCCACTACTTCGAGGGCGTCCTCAAGTGTTACAAGCACGAGACGCTGGAAACCATCATCAACCGCTTGGTGGAGGCCGAG GTGCACCGGCTGGTGGTGGTGGACGAGAGCGACGTGGTCAAGGGCATCATCTCTCTCTCAGACATCCTGCAAGCCCTGGTTCTCCCAGAGGGCTCCAAGCCCTGA
- the PRKAG1 gene encoding 5'-AMP-activated protein kinase subunit gamma-1 isoform X2 has translation MEDPGPGPAAGSPAEQSPPGLEGEPRRGAYTAFMKSHRCYDLIPTSSKLVVFDTSLQVKKAFFALVTNGVRAAPLWDSKKQSFVGERVGRGPHGAAGGWVGASGAPLTLPAPPGMLTITDFINILHRYYKSPMVQIYELEEHKIETWREVYLQDSFKPLVCISPNASLFDAVSSLIRNKIHRLPVIDPDSGNTLYILTHKRILKFLKLFIAEVPKPEFMAKTLEELRIGTYDNIAVVRTSTPIYVALGIFVQHRVSALPVVDDSGRVVDIYSKFDVINLAAEKTYNNLDVTVTRALQHRSHYFEGVLKCYKHETLETIINRLVEAEVHRLVVVDESDVVKGIISLSDILQALVLPEGSKP, from the exons ATGGAG GatcccggccccggcccggccgcggggagcccggcggagcagagccccccggggctggaAG GGGAGCCTCGCCGCGGCGCCTACACCGCCTTCATGAAGTCCCACCGCTGCTACGACCTCATCCCCACCAGCTCCAAGCTCGTCGTCTTCGACACTTCCCTGCAG GTGAAGAAGGCTTTCTTCGCGCTGGTCACCAACGGCGTGCGGGCTGCCCCGCTGTGGGACAGCAAGAAGCAGAGTTTTGTGGGTGAGCGAGTGGGACGGGGGCCTCACGGGGCAGcgggggggtgggtgggggccAGCGGGGCCCCGctcaccctgcctgcccccccAGGCATGCTGACCATCACCGACTTCATCAACATCCTGCACCGCTACTACAAGTCGCCCATG GTGCAGATCTACGAGCTGGAGGAGCACAAGATAGAGACGTGGAGAG AAGTCTACCTGCAGGACTCCTTCAAGCCGCTGGTCTGCATCTCCCCCAACGCCAG CCTCTTCGACGCCGTCTCCTCCCTGATCCGCAACAAGATCCACCGCCTGCCCGTCATCGACCCCGACTCGGGGAACACGCTCTACATCCTCACCCACAAGCGCATCCTCAAGTTCCTCAAACTCTTC ATAGCGGAGGTCCCCAAGCCCGAGTTCATGGCCAAGACGCTGGAGGAGCTGCGGATCGGCACCTACGACAACATCGCCGTGGTGCGGACCAGCACCCCCATCTACGTGGCGCTGGGCATCTTCGTTCAGCACCGCGTGTCCGCCCTGCCGGTCGTCGATGATTCGG GGCGGGTGGTGGACATCTACTCCAAGTTCGACGTCATC aaCCTGGCGGCCGAGAAGACGTACAACAACCTGGACGTGACGGTGACGCGGGCGCTGCAGCACCGCTCCCACTACTTCGAGGGCGTCCTCAAGTGTTACAAGCACGAGACGCTGGAAACCATCATCAACCGCTTGGTGGAGGCCGAG GTGCACCGGCTGGTGGTGGTGGACGAGAGCGACGTGGTCAAGGGCATCATCTCTCTCTCAGACATCCTGCAAGCCCTGGTTCTCCCAGAGGGCTCCAAGCCCTGA
- the PRKAG1 gene encoding 5'-AMP-activated protein kinase subunit gamma-1 isoform X5 — protein sequence MKSHRCYDLIPTSSKLVVFDTSLQVKKAFFALVTNGVRAAPLWDSKKQSFVGMLTITDFINILHRYYKSPMVQIYELEEHKIETWREVYLQDSFKPLVCISPNASLFDAVSSLIRNKIHRLPVIDPDSGNTLYILTHKRILKFLKLFIAEVPKPEFMAKTLEELRIGTYDNIAVVRTSTPIYVALGIFVQHRVSALPVVDDSGRVVDIYSKFDVINLAAEKTYNNLDVTVTRALQHRSHYFEGVLKCYKHETLETIINRLVEAEVHRLVVVDESDVVKGIISLSDILQALVLPEGSKP from the exons ATGAAGTCCCACCGCTGCTACGACCTCATCCCCACCAGCTCCAAGCTCGTCGTCTTCGACACTTCCCTGCAG GTGAAGAAGGCTTTCTTCGCGCTGGTCACCAACGGCGTGCGGGCTGCCCCGCTGTGGGACAGCAAGAAGCAGAGTTTTGTGG GCATGCTGACCATCACCGACTTCATCAACATCCTGCACCGCTACTACAAGTCGCCCATG GTGCAGATCTACGAGCTGGAGGAGCACAAGATAGAGACGTGGAGAG AAGTCTACCTGCAGGACTCCTTCAAGCCGCTGGTCTGCATCTCCCCCAACGCCAG CCTCTTCGACGCCGTCTCCTCCCTGATCCGCAACAAGATCCACCGCCTGCCCGTCATCGACCCCGACTCGGGGAACACGCTCTACATCCTCACCCACAAGCGCATCCTCAAGTTCCTCAAACTCTTC ATAGCGGAGGTCCCCAAGCCCGAGTTCATGGCCAAGACGCTGGAGGAGCTGCGGATCGGCACCTACGACAACATCGCCGTGGTGCGGACCAGCACCCCCATCTACGTGGCGCTGGGCATCTTCGTTCAGCACCGCGTGTCCGCCCTGCCGGTCGTCGATGATTCGG GGCGGGTGGTGGACATCTACTCCAAGTTCGACGTCATC aaCCTGGCGGCCGAGAAGACGTACAACAACCTGGACGTGACGGTGACGCGGGCGCTGCAGCACCGCTCCCACTACTTCGAGGGCGTCCTCAAGTGTTACAAGCACGAGACGCTGGAAACCATCATCAACCGCTTGGTGGAGGCCGAG GTGCACCGGCTGGTGGTGGTGGACGAGAGCGACGTGGTCAAGGGCATCATCTCTCTCTCAGACATCCTGCAAGCCCTGGTTCTCCCAGAGGGCTCCAAGCCCTGA
- the PRKAG1 gene encoding 5'-AMP-activated protein kinase subunit gamma-1 isoform X1, whose translation MKSHRCYDLIPTSSKLVVFDTSLQVKKAFFALVTNGVRAAPLWDSKKQSFVGMLTITDFINILHRYYKSPMVQIYELEEHKIETWRGEGGCPQLPSPPPDLPGAPQTPWLCVPGRCWPPQHLLSPQKSTCRTPSSRWSASPPTPGTPLRRGGGSARGGPGREATSPSSSCPRSLFDAVSSLIRNKIHRLPVIDPDSGNTLYILTHKRILKFLKLFIAEVPKPEFMAKTLEELRIGTYDNIAVVRTSTPIYVALGIFVQHRVSALPVVDDSGRVVDIYSKFDVINLAAEKTYNNLDVTVTRALQHRSHYFEGVLKCYKHETLETIINRLVEAEVHRLVVVDESDVVKGIISLSDILQALVLPEGSKP comes from the exons ATGAAGTCCCACCGCTGCTACGACCTCATCCCCACCAGCTCCAAGCTCGTCGTCTTCGACACTTCCCTGCAG GTGAAGAAGGCTTTCTTCGCGCTGGTCACCAACGGCGTGCGGGCTGCCCCGCTGTGGGACAGCAAGAAGCAGAGTTTTGTGG GCATGCTGACCATCACCGACTTCATCAACATCCTGCACCGCTACTACAAGTCGCCCATG GTGCAGATCTACGAGCTGGAGGAGCACAAGATAGAGACGTGGAGAGGTgaggggggctgcccccagctgccTTCCCCACCCCCGGACCTGCCTGGGGCACCCCAAACCCCGTGGCTCTGCGTCCCAGGGCGCTGCTGGCCCCCTCagcacctcctctccccccagAAGTCTACCTGCAGGACTCCTTCAAGCCGCTGGTCTGCATCTCCCCCAACGCCAGGTACCCCCctgcggcggggagggggctcagCTCGCGGCGGCCCCGGGCGCGAAGCCACTTCCCcgtcctcctcctgcccccgcAGCCTCTTCGACGCCGTCTCCTCCCTGATCCGCAACAAGATCCACCGCCTGCCCGTCATCGACCCCGACTCGGGGAACACGCTCTACATCCTCACCCACAAGCGCATCCTCAAGTTCCTCAAACTCTTC ATAGCGGAGGTCCCCAAGCCCGAGTTCATGGCCAAGACGCTGGAGGAGCTGCGGATCGGCACCTACGACAACATCGCCGTGGTGCGGACCAGCACCCCCATCTACGTGGCGCTGGGCATCTTCGTTCAGCACCGCGTGTCCGCCCTGCCGGTCGTCGATGATTCGG GGCGGGTGGTGGACATCTACTCCAAGTTCGACGTCATC aaCCTGGCGGCCGAGAAGACGTACAACAACCTGGACGTGACGGTGACGCGGGCGCTGCAGCACCGCTCCCACTACTTCGAGGGCGTCCTCAAGTGTTACAAGCACGAGACGCTGGAAACCATCATCAACCGCTTGGTGGAGGCCGAG GTGCACCGGCTGGTGGTGGTGGACGAGAGCGACGTGGTCAAGGGCATCATCTCTCTCTCAGACATCCTGCAAGCCCTGGTTCTCCCAGAGGGCTCCAAGCCCTGA
- the WNT1 gene encoding proto-oncogene Wnt-1 has product MRAAALLLALRTLWALAFSSLSNTLAVNNSGRWWGIINVASSTNLLTDSKNVQLVLDPSLQLLSRKQRKLIRQNPGILHSVSSGLQTAIKECKWQFRNRRWNCPTSQGPNIFGKIVNRGCRETAFIFAITSAGVTHSVARSCSEGSIESCTCDYRRRGPGGPDWHWGGCSDNIDFGRLFGREFVDSSEKGRDLRFLMNLHNNEAGRMTVFSEMRQECKCHGMSGSCTVRTCWMRLPTFRAVGDVLKDRFDGASRVIYGNKGSNRASRVELHHLEPENPAHKPPSPHDLVYFEKSPNFCTYSGKMGTAGTAGRFCNSSSPGLDGCELLCCGRGYRTRTQRVTERCNCTFHWCCHVSCLNCTNTQVLHECL; this is encoded by the exons ATGCGAGCCGCCgcgctgctgctggccctccGCACGCTCTGGGCGCTGGCgttttcctccctctccaaCACGCTGGCGGTGAACAACAGCGGGCGATGGTG GGGCATCATCAACGTGGCCTCCTCCACCAACCTGCTGACGGACTCCAAGAACGTGCAGCTGGTGCTGgaccccagcctgcagctgctgagccGCAAGCAGCGCAAGCTGATCCGCCAGAACCCCGGCATCCTGCACAGCGTCAGCTCCGGCCTCCAGACCGCCATCAAGGAGTGCAAGTGGCAGTTCCGCAACCGCCGCTGGAACTGCCCCACCTCCCAGGGCCCCAACATCTTCGGCAAAATCGTCAACCGGG GCTGCCGGGAGACGGCGTTCATCTTCGCCATCACCAGCGCCGGCGTGACGCACTCGGTGGCCCGCTCCTGCTCGGAGGGCTCCATTGAGTCGTGCACCTGCGATTACCGGCGCCGTGGCCCCGGGGGGCCCGACTGGCACTGGGGTGGCTGCAGTGACAACATTGACTTCGGGCGGCTCTTCGGGAGGGAGTTTGTGGACTCCAGCGAGAAGGGCCGCGACCTGCGCTTCCTCATGAACCTGCACAACAACGAGGCCGGGCGCATG ACAGTCTTCTCCGAGATGCGCCAGGAGTGCAAGTGCCACGGCATGTCGGGCTCGTGCACCGTGCGCACGTGCTGGATGCGGCTGCCCACCTTCCGCGCCGTGGGCGACGTCCTCAAGGACCGCTTCGACGGCGCCTCGCGGGTCATCTACGGCAACAAGGGCAGCAACCGGGCCTCGCGGGTGGAGCTGCACCACCTGGAGCCCGAGAACCCGGCGCACAAGCCGCCCTCGCCCCACGACCTCGTCTACTTCGAGAAGTCGCCCAACTTCTGCACCTACAGCGGCAAGATGGGGACGGCGGGCACGGCCGGGCGCTTCTGCAACAGCTCCTCGCCGGGGCTGGACGGGTGCGAGCTGCTGTGCTGCGGGCGCGGGTACCGCACGCGGACCCAGCGAGTCACCGAGCGCTGCAACTGCACCTTCCACTGGTGCTGCCACGTCAGCTGCCTGAACTGCACCAACACCCAGGTGCTGCACGAGTGCCTGTGa
- the ARF3 gene encoding ADP-ribosylation factor 3, giving the protein MGNIFGNLLKSLIGKKEMRILMVGLDAAGKTTILYKLKLGEIVTTIPTIGFNVETVEYKNISFTVWDVGGQDKIRPLWRHYFQNTQGLIFVVDSNDRERVNEAREELMRMLAEDELRDAVLLVFANKQDLPNAMNAAEITDKLGLHSLRHRNWYIQATCATSGDGLYEGLDWLANQLKNKK; this is encoded by the exons ATGGGCAACATCTTCGGGAACCTGCTGAAGAGCCTGATCGGGAAGAAGGAGATGCGGATCCTGATGGTGGGGCTGGACGCCGCCGGCAAGACCACCATCCTCTACAAGCTGAAGCTGGGCGAGATCGTCACCACCATCCCCACCATCG GGTTCAACGTGGAGACGGTGGAGTACAAGAACATCAGCTTCACCGTGTGGGACGTGGGTGGGCAGGATAAGATCCGGCCCCTCTGGCGGCACTACTTCCAAAACACCCAGG GGCTGATCTTCGTGGTGGACAGCAACGACCGGGAGCGGGTGAACGAGGCGCGGGAGGAGCTGATGCGGATGCTGGCGGAGGACGAGCTGCGGGACGCCGTGCTCCTCGTCTTCGCCAACAAGCAG GACCTGCCCAACGCCATGAACGCGGCGGAGATCACGGACAAGCTGGGGCTGCACTCCCTGCGCCACCGTAACTGGTACATCCAGGCCACCTGTGCCACCAGCGGGGACGGGCTCTACGAGGGCCTCGACTGGCTCGCCAACCAGCTCAAGAATAAGAAGTGA
- the FKBP11 gene encoding peptidyl-prolyl cis-trans isomerase FKBP11: MPPPAALLLLALLLPPPAAAAAATESETESGARGLRLETLVAPPEGCTELSALGDTVHIHYTGSLEDGRIIDTSLSRDPLQVELGKRQVIPGLEQSLLDMCVGEKRRAIIPPHLAYGKRGSPPTIPGDAVLRFEVELVGLSRASYWQKVVNEVLPLLCLGLVPALLGLIGYHLYRKASSPKLSKKKLKEERRNKAKKK; the protein is encoded by the exons atgccgccccccgccgcgctgctgctgctcgccctgctcctgcccccccccgccgccgccgccgccgccaccgagAGCGAAACCGAAAGCGGAGCCCGGGGGCTGCGCCTGGAGACGCTC GTGGCGCCCCCCGAGGGCTGCACGGAGCTGTCGGCGCTGGGGGACACGGTGCACATCCACTACACG GGCAGCCTGGAGGACGGCCGGATCATCGACACCTCGCTGAGCCGCGACCCGCTGCAGGTGGAGCTGGGCAAGCGCCAAGTGATCCCCG GCCTGGAGCAGAGTCTGCTGGACATGTGTGTGGG GGAGAAGCGGAGAGCCATCATCCCCCCGCACCTGGCGTACGGCAAGCGGGGCTCCCCGCCGACCATCCCCG GCGACGCGGTGCTGCGGTTCGAGGTGGAGCTGGTGGGCCTGTCGCGGGCCAGCTACTGGCAGAAGGTGGTGAACGAGGTCCTGCCGCTGCTGTGCCTCGGGCTGGTCCCGGCGCTGCTGGGGCTCATCGGGTACCACCTCTACCGCAAGGCCAGCAGCCCCAAGCTCTCCaagaagaagctgaaggaggagaggaggaacaaagccaaaaagaaataa
- the CCDC65 gene encoding dynein regulatory complex subunit 2, whose translation MPVAAEERLLLLQSQALAEEEAAKARRELLARFLKDKLAKEERSSALSLHKLTAQWRAALREVKEKELREDVAVLSQAFARVLDCKDSVIESLVTDVEEAEAQHARALGSHLHNVDRLLQLQRCRLACLEEGFAAQLQALKAEFETERRAILEQHEHEIRYLRDVVLALEQNYARDDHEATTNFQSARDDIKSKSLQEKQYSRLQLGGKMEGLWERFRAATQSYTEATERRKIAFEGLKQKDAKSSREIELQAKKLQKLQDLVAATKARLAARLRENEEQNRRAREEKEAALRQLQELKSKMNRARAKAHGSLARLTAQSNAALRALAQVVGKAERVLRLAEMCRGLETEGEKVLPFYPSSLAEGELFDADRVLKEKPAEPLAQALQDYVGLERFWQRFNKARLEERALARERAAVSRKNQQLRGLLQQYLEGLSVSPEALSKPNPLLAVEHKSRVPRACARRHQGAAPPPAASLGGDASPGPIPGSDGTGWS comes from the exons ATGCCGGTGGCGGCGGAGGAgcggctcctgctgctgcagagccaggcgCTGGCCGAGGAGGAGGCGGCCAAGGCGAGGCGGGAGCTGCTCGCCAGGTTCCTGAAG GACAAGCTGGCCAAGGAGGAGCGCAGCAGCGCCCTGAGCCTCCACAAGCTCACGGCCCAGTGGCGCGCGGCGCTGCGGGAGGTCAAGGAGAAGGAGCTGCGCGAGGACGTCGCCGTCCTGAGCCAGGCCTTCGCGCGGGTGCTGGACTGCAAGGACAGCGTCATCGAG TCCCTGGTCACGGACGTGGAGGAGGCGGAAGCGCAGCACGCCCGGGCGCTCGGCAGCCACCTGCACAACGTGGACCGCCTGCTGCAGCTTCAGCGCTGCCGCCTGGCCTGCCTGGAGGAGGGATTcgctgcccagctgcaggcccTGAAGGCCGAATTTGAGACGGAGAG GAGGGCCATCCTGGAGCAGCACGAGCACGAAATCCGCTACCTGCGGGACGTGGTGCTGGCCCTGGAGCAGAACTACGCCAGGGACGACCACGAGGCCACGACGAATTTCCAGAGCGCCCGGGACGACATAAAGAGCAAG AGCCTGCAGGAGAAGCAGTACAGCCGCCTGCAGCTGGGTGGGAAGATGGAGGGGCTCTGGGAGCGGTTCCGCGCCGCCACGCAGAGCTACACCGAGGCCACCGAGCGCCGGAAAATCGCCTTCGAGGGGCTGAAGCAGAAGGACGCGAAGAGCTCCAGGGAGATCGAGCTGCAGGCAAAGAAGCTACAAAAGCTCCAG GACTTGGTGGCGGCCACCAAGGCCCGGCTCGCGGCTCGGCTCCGGGAGAACGAGGAGCAGAACCGGCGCGCGcgggaggagaaggaggctgCGCTCAGGCAGCTCCAGGAGCTCAAGAGCAAGATGAACCGAGCCCGGGCCAAGGCCCACGGCAGCCTGGCCAGGCTCACGGCGCAGAGCAACGCCGCCCTGAGGGCGCTGGCACAAGTCGTGGGGAAG GCAGAGCGCGTCCTGCGGCTGGCCGAGATGTGCCGCGGGCTGGAGACGGAGGGGGAGAAGGTGCTGCCGTTCTACCCGTCCTCGCTGGCAGAGGGGGAGCTTTTTGACGCCGACAGGGTTCTCAAGGAGAAGCCCGCGGAGCCTCTGGCCCAG GCCCTGCAGGACTACGTGGGGCTGGAGCGCTTCTGGCAGCGCTTCAACAAGGCGAGGCTGGAGGAGCGGGCGCTGGCGCGGGAGCGGGCGGCCGTGAGCCGCAAGAACCAGCAGCTGCgggggctgctccagcagtACCTGGAGGGGCTCTCCGTCAGCCCCGAGGCGCTCAGCAAGCCCAACCCGCTGCTGGCCGTCGAGCACAAGAGCCGCGTCCCCAGGGCCTGCGCACGTCGGCATCAGGGCGCTGCAcccccccctgcagcctccctggggGGGGACGCCTCCCCGGGCCCCATCCCCGGCTCTGATGGCACCGGCTGGAGCTGA